Proteins encoded by one window of Cupriavidus sp. EM10:
- a CDS encoding adenylosuccinate synthase: MSASAVGQGRNVVVIGTQWGDEGKGKIVDWLTDHAKGVVRFQGGHNAGHTLIIGGKKTILRLIPSGIMRESTVCYIGNGVVLSPEALFREIEELESAGLQVQNRLRISEATTLILPYHVAIDKAREARRGAAKIGTTGRGIGPAYEDKVARRALRVQDLFDPKHFAERLRENVDFHNFMLTQYLGAEAVDYQQILDEMLAYAPRLKPMVADVSAELYAVNAAGGNLMFEGAQGTLLDVDHGTYPFVTSSNCVAGAAAAGAGVGPGRLNYILGITKAYCTRVGSGPFPSELYDNDNPARQDAVGVRLANVGKEFGSVTGRPRRTGWLDAAALKRSVQINGVSGLCMTKLDVLDGLETINLCVGYELDGQRVDILPRGSDAVANCKPIYEEYPGWNESTFGVKTWDALPEQARVYLKRIEEVVGIPIDMISTGPDRDETILLRHPYQVACAG; this comes from the coding sequence ATGTCCGCATCCGCAGTAGGCCAGGGACGCAATGTCGTCGTGATCGGAACCCAGTGGGGTGACGAAGGCAAAGGGAAAATCGTCGATTGGCTTACCGATCATGCAAAAGGCGTGGTGCGGTTCCAGGGCGGCCACAACGCTGGCCACACGCTCATCATCGGCGGCAAGAAGACCATCCTGCGACTGATCCCGTCGGGGATCATGCGCGAAAGCACCGTCTGCTATATCGGCAACGGTGTGGTGCTGTCGCCCGAAGCCTTGTTCCGTGAAATCGAAGAACTCGAGAGCGCCGGCCTGCAGGTGCAGAACCGTCTGCGCATCTCGGAGGCCACCACGCTGATCCTGCCGTACCACGTGGCCATCGACAAGGCGCGCGAAGCCCGCCGTGGTGCCGCCAAGATCGGCACCACCGGCCGCGGAATCGGCCCGGCGTACGAAGACAAGGTGGCTCGCCGCGCGCTGCGCGTGCAGGACCTGTTCGACCCGAAGCATTTTGCCGAACGCCTGCGCGAGAACGTCGACTTCCACAACTTCATGCTGACCCAGTACCTGGGCGCCGAAGCCGTGGACTACCAGCAGATCCTGGACGAGATGCTGGCCTACGCGCCGCGTCTGAAGCCGATGGTGGCCGATGTGTCGGCCGAGCTGTACGCCGTGAACGCGGCGGGCGGCAACCTGATGTTCGAGGGCGCGCAAGGCACGCTGCTGGACGTCGACCATGGCACGTACCCGTTCGTGACGTCGAGCAACTGCGTGGCCGGTGCGGCTGCAGCGGGTGCCGGCGTTGGCCCGGGCCGTCTGAACTACATCCTGGGCATCACCAAGGCGTACTGCACGCGCGTGGGCTCGGGTCCGTTCCCGAGCGAGCTGTACGACAACGACAACCCGGCCCGTCAGGACGCCGTGGGCGTGCGTCTGGCCAATGTCGGCAAGGAATTCGGTTCGGTGACGGGCCGTCCGCGCCGCACGGGCTGGCTCGACGCCGCCGCGCTGAAGCGTTCGGTGCAGATCAATGGCGTGTCGGGCCTGTGCATGACCAAGCTCGACGTGCTCGACGGCCTGGAAACGATCAACCTGTGCGTGGGCTACGAGCTCGACGGCCAGCGCGTGGACATCCTGCCGCGCGGCTCGGACGCCGTGGCGAACTGCAAGCCGATCTACGAGGAATACCCGGGCTGGAACGAGTCGACGTTCGGCGTGAAGACCTGGGATGCGCTGCCGGAACAGGCGCGCGTGTACCTGAAGCGGATCGAGGAAGTCGTCGGCATTCCGATCGACATGATCTCGAC